Below is a window of Mycolicibacterium chitae DNA.
GCGCCACCCACCCGGACACCGTGATGACCGCTGTCGCCGCGGCGACCTGGCGATTTCACGCCGGTGACGTCGCCGCCGCGGTGCAGGAGTTGCGTGCGCTGATACCCACCGCGGCCGCGGTCCTGGGGGACGACGATCTCGGCACGCTGGGCGCCCGCCACATCGTGGCCTCCTATCCCGACGGCACCGACCCGTCGCCCGCGCAGCGGCTCGCCGGCTGGCTCGAGCTCTACGCCGACGAACAACGGGTCCTCGGCGCTGAGCACCCCACCACGCTGGCCGCCCGCAACCAGGTGGCTGTGCTGCGGCGCGAACTCGGCGACCGGATCGGCGCCCGCGACGAATCCGCCGCGGTGGTCGAGGCGCAGCGACGGGTCTTGGGGGAGAGCCATCCGGACACCCTGACCGGCCGCTTCACTGCCGCGATGTGCCTCGGGGAGGCCAGCGACGGGGCCGCGGCGCTGGCGGAGATCAAGGCGCTGATCCCGCTGCTGGCCGCGACCTTCGGCCACGACCACCAGAACACCCTGGCCGCGCGGCAGACCAGCGCGCTGTGGAGCGCCGAGGACGGCGGCGATCCGCTCGACCGGCTCTCGGAGTGGGAGGTGCTCGTCGACGACCTCACCCGCGCGCTGGGGGAGCGCCATCCCCTGACGGTCGCGGCGGACCAGACCCGCGCCGAGCAGCGCGCCCGCTGGGAACCGGACGGAGCCGACGGCCTGCTGGCCGGCGTCGTCGAGACCAAGCGGGCGCTGGGGCAGGCCCTGCGGGCCGACGGCCCAAACTCCGAGGCCGCCCTGCGCTGCCGCTACGACCTGACCCAGCGCTTCCTGCGGGGTCTGCGGTTCGACGCGGCTCGGCCCCACGCCGAATCCCTGGTGCGGGACAGCGCAGCGGCGCTCGGCGAGGACCACGAACTGACCTCGGCCGCGCGGCGGTTGCTCAGCGAGATGCCCTAGCTACCCAGCTCCCAACCAAACGGTTGGGAGGACTGCTAGGCTGGCTTGTCAGGGGACTCCCCTCCGCTGCGGGCCGCCGGTCTCGGTGACCCGCAGAACCCAACCTGAACAGGACCTGGAGCAACTACATGTCCGAAGAAGCCTTCATCTACGAGGCCATTCGCACACCGCGCGGCAAGCAGCGGGGCGGGGCACTCAACGAAATCAAGCCCATCAGCCTGGTCACCGGCCTGATCGACGAGATGCGGTCGCGCTATCCGGATCTGGACGAGACGCTGATCAGCGACGTCATCCTCGGCGTGGTCTCCCCGGTGGGGGATCAAGGTGCGGTGCTCGCGCGCACGGCGGTGCTGGCCTCGGGGATGCCCGAGACCACCGGCGGTGTGCAGCTCAACCGGTTCTGCGCCTCCGGCCTGGAAGCGGTCAACATGGCCGCGCAGAAGGTGCGCTCGGGCTGGGACGACCTGGTCTACGCCGGCGGCGTGGAGTCGATGAGCCGCGTGCCGATGGGCTCCGACGGTGGGGCCTGGGCCAGTGACCCGGACACCAACTACACCGTGGGTTTCGTCCCGCAGGGCATCGGTGCGGACCTGATCGCGACCATCGAGGGCTTCTCCCGTGAGGACGTCGACGCCTACGCCGCGCGTTCGCAGGAGCGTGCCGCCGCAGCGTGGTCGGGTGGCTACTTCGCCAAGTCGGTGGTTCCGGTGCGTGATCAGAACGGTCTGGTCGTGCTGGACAACGACGAGCACATGCGCCCCGGTTCCACCGTGGAGAGCCTGGGCAAGCTCAAGCCCGCCTTCGACACCGTCGGTGCGATGGGCGGCTTCGACGATGTGGCGCTGCAGAAGTACCACTACGTCGAGAAGATCAACCACGTCCACACCGGGGGCAACTCCTCGGGGATCGTCGACGGTGCCGCGCTGGTGCTCATCGGCAGCGAGAAGGCCGGCGCCTCGCAGGGGCTGACCCCGCGGGCGCGGGTCGTGGCGACCGCGACCAGTGGTGCCGATCCGGTGATCATGTTGACCGGTCCAACCCCGGCCACCCAGAAGGTGTTGGATCGCGCGGGCCTGACGGTCGATGACATCGATCTGTTCGAGCTCAACGAGGCGTTCGCGTCGGTGGTGTTGAAGTTCCAGAAGGATCTGAACATCCCCGACGAGAAGCTCAACGTCAACGGTGGCGCCATCGCGATGGGCCACCCGCTGGGCGCCACCGGCGCCATGATCACCGGAACCATGGTCGACGAGCTCGAGCGTCGCGGCGCTCGGCGTGCGCTGATCACGCTGTGTGTCGGCGGCGGTATGGGTGTGGCCACCATCATCGAGCGCGTCTAGAGAACGAGAGCCTGAGAAAATGACAGTTGAGAACACTATTGCGTGGGACAAGGATGCCGACGGCATCGTCACGTTGACGTTGGATGATCCGACCGGATCGGCCAACGTGATGAACGAGCACTACAAGGAATCGATGCACAACACCGTGCAACGCCTTGTGGCCGAGAAGGATTCGATCACCGGTGTGGTCATCACCA
It encodes the following:
- a CDS encoding tetratricopeptide repeat protein → MTDTSIDDLEARYLAARDPETAMRTAEELLAARRSELGATHPDTVMTAVAAATWRFHAGDVAAAVQELRALIPTAAAVLGDDDLGTLGARHIVASYPDGTDPSPAQRLAGWLELYADEQRVLGAEHPTTLAARNQVAVLRRELGDRIGARDESAAVVEAQRRVLGESHPDTLTGRFTAAMCLGEASDGAAALAEIKALIPLLAATFGHDHQNTLAARQTSALWSAEDGGDPLDRLSEWEVLVDDLTRALGERHPLTVAADQTRAEQRARWEPDGADGLLAGVVETKRALGQALRADGPNSEAALRCRYDLTQRFLRGLRFDAARPHAESLVRDSAAALGEDHELTSAARRLLSEMP
- a CDS encoding acetyl-CoA C-acetyltransferase, which encodes MSEEAFIYEAIRTPRGKQRGGALNEIKPISLVTGLIDEMRSRYPDLDETLISDVILGVVSPVGDQGAVLARTAVLASGMPETTGGVQLNRFCASGLEAVNMAAQKVRSGWDDLVYAGGVESMSRVPMGSDGGAWASDPDTNYTVGFVPQGIGADLIATIEGFSREDVDAYAARSQERAAAAWSGGYFAKSVVPVRDQNGLVVLDNDEHMRPGSTVESLGKLKPAFDTVGAMGGFDDVALQKYHYVEKINHVHTGGNSSGIVDGAALVLIGSEKAGASQGLTPRARVVATATSGADPVIMLTGPTPATQKVLDRAGLTVDDIDLFELNEAFASVVLKFQKDLNIPDEKLNVNGGAIAMGHPLGATGAMITGTMVDELERRGARRALITLCVGGGMGVATIIERV